From the Sphingomonas suaedae genome, one window contains:
- the rpsL gene encoding 30S ribosomal protein S12, protein MPTINQLVRKGREPQKAKSKVPAMEQNPQKRGVCTRVYTTTPKKPNSALRKVAKVRLTNSREVISYIPGEGHNLQEHSVVLIRGGRVRDLPGVRYHVLRGVLDTQGVKDRKQSRSKYGAKRPK, encoded by the coding sequence ATGCCGACGATTAACCAGCTGGTCCGCAAGGGCCGCGAACCGCAGAAGGCCAAGAGCAAGGTCCCTGCGATGGAACAGAACCCGCAGAAGCGCGGTGTCTGCACCCGCGTCTATACCACGACCCCGAAAAAGCCGAACTCGGCGCTCCGCAAGGTGGCCAAGGTCCGTCTGACCAACAGCCGCGAAGTCATCTCGTACATCCCCGGCGAGGGGCATAACCTGCAGGAGCACTCGGTGGTGCTGATCCGTGGCGGCCGCGTGCGCGACCTTCCCGGTGTCCGCTATCACGTGCTGCGCGGCGTGCTCGACACCCAGGGCGTCAAGGACCGCAAGCAGAGCCGTTCGAAGTACGGCGCGAAGCGTCCGAAGTAA
- the tuf gene encoding elongation factor Tu, translating into MAKAKFERNKPHLNIGTIGHVDHGKTSLTAAITKVLAETGGGTAVDFANIDKAPEERERGITISTAHVEYETDSRHYAHVDCPGHADYVKNMITGAAQMDGAILVVSAADGPMPQTKEHILLAKQVGVPTMVVFLNKVDQVDDEEILELVEMEIREELSKRDFDGDNIPIIRGSALAALEDRDRNIGHDQIVALMKAVDESIPQPDRPLDKPFMMPIEDVFSISGRGTVVTGRVETGIIKVGEEVEIVGIQPTVRKTTVTGVEMFRKLLDQGQAGDNIGALIRGVARDEVERGQVLAKPGSITPHTEFKSEVYVLSKDEGGRHTPFFANYRPQFYFRTTDVTGTIELPEGTEMVMPGDNVALGIKLIAPIAMDVGQRFTIREGGRTVGAGVVSEIQK; encoded by the coding sequence ATGGCGAAGGCAAAATTCGAGCGGAACAAGCCGCACCTCAACATCGGCACCATCGGTCACGTCGACCATGGCAAGACCTCGCTGACCGCGGCGATCACCAAGGTGCTCGCAGAGACCGGCGGCGGCACCGCCGTTGACTTCGCGAACATCGACAAGGCTCCGGAAGAGCGCGAGCGCGGCATCACCATCTCGACCGCGCACGTCGAGTATGAGACGGACAGCCGTCACTATGCGCACGTCGACTGCCCCGGCCACGCCGACTATGTGAAGAACATGATCACCGGCGCGGCGCAGATGGACGGCGCGATCCTGGTCGTCTCGGCTGCCGACGGCCCGATGCCGCAGACCAAGGAGCACATCCTGCTCGCCAAGCAGGTCGGCGTGCCCACGATGGTCGTGTTCCTCAACAAGGTCGACCAGGTCGATGACGAGGAAATCCTCGAGCTCGTCGAGATGGAAATCCGCGAAGAGCTGAGCAAGCGCGACTTCGACGGCGACAATATTCCGATCATCCGTGGTTCGGCTCTGGCCGCGCTGGAAGATCGCGACCGCAACATCGGTCACGACCAGATCGTCGCGCTGATGAAGGCCGTCGACGAGTCGATCCCGCAGCCGGATCGTCCGCTCGACAAGCCGTTCATGATGCCGATCGAAGACGTGTTCTCGATCTCGGGCCGCGGCACCGTGGTGACCGGCCGTGTCGAGACCGGCATCATCAAGGTGGGTGAGGAAGTCGAGATCGTCGGCATCCAGCCGACCGTTCGCAAGACCACCGTGACCGGCGTCGAAATGTTCCGCAAGCTGCTCGACCAGGGCCAGGCCGGCGACAATATCGGTGCGCTGATCCGCGGCGTTGCGCGCGACGAAGTCGAGCGTGGCCAGGTGCTCGCGAAGCCGGGTTCGATCACCCCGCACACCGAGTTCAAGTCGGAAGTGTACGTCCTGTCGAAGGACGAGGGTGGCCGTCACACGCCGTTCTTCGCGAACTATCGCCCGCAGTTCTACTTCCGCACGACCGACGTCACCGGCACGATCGAGCTGCCCGAGGGCACCGAGATGGTCATGCCCGGCGACAACGTCGCGCTCGGCATCAAGCTGATCGCGCCGATCGCCATGGACGTCGGCCAGCGCTTCACGATCCGCGAAGGCGGCCGCACCGTGGGTGCCGGCGTCGTCAGCGAAATCCAGAAGTAA
- the rplC gene encoding 50S ribosomal protein L3, translated as MRTGVIAKKLGMTRLFKDDGRHVPVTVLSLEGVQVVARREMDRDGYTAVQLGAGSAKAKNVAKPQRGQFGKAEVEPKAILAEFRVDEDGLLDVGAEISADHFVAGQFVDIQGRTQGKGFAGGMKRWGFGGMRATHGVSISHRALGSTGQRQDPGKVFKNKKMAGHMGDKNRTQQNLEIVGTDVERGLIFVKGSVPGSKGGWLFVKDAVKVPAHKDAPFPAGIKQAANSNNDTAAADTPADTAEAPEATEGQEG; from the coding sequence ATGCGCACTGGCGTGATCGCGAAGAAACTGGGGATGACCCGCCTGTTCAAGGATGATGGCCGCCATGTGCCGGTCACCGTCCTGAGCCTCGAAGGCGTTCAGGTCGTCGCCCGTCGCGAGATGGATCGGGATGGCTACACCGCCGTCCAGCTTGGTGCGGGCAGCGCCAAGGCAAAGAATGTCGCCAAGCCGCAGCGCGGCCAGTTCGGCAAGGCCGAAGTGGAGCCCAAGGCGATCCTCGCGGAATTCCGCGTGGATGAGGACGGTCTGCTGGACGTGGGCGCCGAAATTTCGGCTGACCATTTCGTTGCTGGCCAGTTCGTCGACATTCAGGGCCGCACGCAGGGCAAGGGCTTTGCGGGCGGCATGAAGCGCTGGGGCTTTGGCGGTATGCGTGCGACGCACGGCGTGTCGATCAGCCACCGTGCGCTCGGTTCGACCGGTCAGCGCCAGGATCCGGGCAAGGTCTTCAAGAACAAGAAGATGGCCGGTCACATGGGTGACAAGAACCGCACCCAGCAGAATCTCGAGATCGTCGGCACCGACGTCGAGCGCGGTCTGATCTTCGTCAAGGGCTCGGTCCCTGGCTCGAAGGGCGGCTGGCTGTTCGTCAAGGACGCGGTCAAGGTTCCTGCGCACAAGGATGCGCCGTTCCCGGCCGGCATCAAGCAGGCTGCCAACAGCAACAACGACACCGCCGCAGCGGACACCCCGGCCGACACGGCCGAGGCGCCTGAGGCGACCGAAGGCCAGGAGGGCTGA
- a CDS encoding SAM-dependent methyltransferase: MDKTRADMQIWCGMVRMPSPAARIRIVALVLAVLALGLIALGGRCMLPTMVSCSATTIFGGPALDVPYKSTRREVVALMLELGEIAPGDTVIDLGTGDGRILIAAARERGAQGLGVDIDPVLVAQARDNARDAGVADRVRFEAADLFETDLRSADVVTMYLLPEVNLRLRPRLFEQLRPGTRVVSHAFDMGDWKPEKVAKAGGATVYLWRIPERADSMANGADRDAPTVGPATARTGV; the protein is encoded by the coding sequence GTGGACAAGACCCGCGCGGATATGCAGATATGGTGCGGCATGGTTCGAATGCCGTCTCCCGCCGCACGAATCCGGATCGTCGCGCTTGTGCTGGCGGTGCTGGCGCTTGGCCTGATCGCGCTGGGCGGGCGGTGTATGCTGCCGACGATGGTGAGTTGTTCGGCGACGACGATCTTTGGCGGGCCGGCGCTGGACGTACCCTACAAGAGCACGCGGCGCGAGGTGGTCGCGCTGATGCTGGAACTGGGGGAGATCGCTCCGGGCGACACGGTCATCGACCTTGGCACGGGTGACGGACGCATCCTGATCGCGGCGGCACGCGAGCGCGGCGCGCAGGGGCTGGGCGTCGATATCGATCCGGTGCTGGTCGCGCAGGCCCGCGACAATGCCCGCGATGCGGGTGTCGCGGATCGCGTGCGATTCGAGGCCGCCGATCTGTTCGAGACCGATTTGCGGTCCGCCGATGTGGTCACCATGTATCTGCTGCCGGAGGTCAATCTGCGGCTGCGCCCCCGGCTGTTCGAGCAGTTGCGGCCCGGGACGCGGGTGGTGAGCCACGCGTTCGACATGGGGGACTGGAAGCCCGAAAAGGTCGCCAAGGCGGGCGGTGCGACCGTCTATCTCTGGCGTATCCCCGAACGGGCGGACTCGATGGCGAACGGTGCCGATCGAGATGCCCCAACCGTAGGGCCGGCAACAGCGCGGACGGGTGTCTGA
- a CDS encoding glycosyltransferase 87 family protein: protein MPPVSARPVVHTPPLWLTALVAAAQAWAFWPLFTPDMTAYLLPWLETIRAHGVLEAFARPFSNYMPSYLYLLAAFSPLADWLDPMSVIKLLSVAGTAALALAMHRLLAALQVSQRAHWAALVVALPSVAFNALLMGQCDAIYVAACLVAVAMALERRHIAMFVWCGVAVAFKAQAVLVAPFFLALAIQRRVPPTQWLAAPAALLALMLPALFVGWPPADLATVYVRQAGTFSNDIARNAPNIWSLAGMIAPDFAPRLFGLALAAALGAAAWFVAKMQIVRFDAAGLVGMAALAVLLTAGLLPRMHERYFLLADMLILAFAIARGTRQGFALAALVQIGSFAAIIGYLGLGPPLVALGALCMITATWIAARPLVSPNANDNPPTGRIPRPAVLRCDTAYGIESRLKFRGSGE, encoded by the coding sequence ATGCCCCCGGTTTCCGCCCGCCCTGTCGTCCACACACCTCCGCTCTGGCTGACTGCGCTCGTCGCGGCGGCACAGGCCTGGGCATTCTGGCCGCTCTTCACGCCGGACATGACCGCCTATCTGCTTCCCTGGCTCGAAACGATTCGTGCGCACGGCGTGCTTGAGGCGTTCGCCCGGCCCTTCTCCAACTATATGCCGAGCTACCTCTACCTGCTCGCCGCATTCAGCCCGCTCGCGGACTGGCTCGACCCGATGAGCGTCATTAAATTGCTCTCGGTTGCCGGAACTGCCGCGCTTGCGCTGGCGATGCACCGGCTGCTCGCCGCGTTGCAGGTGTCGCAACGCGCGCATTGGGCGGCGCTGGTGGTCGCCCTCCCCTCGGTCGCGTTCAACGCGCTGCTGATGGGCCAGTGCGACGCGATCTATGTCGCCGCCTGTCTGGTGGCGGTCGCCATGGCCCTCGAGCGGCGTCATATCGCCATGTTCGTCTGGTGCGGGGTCGCGGTGGCGTTCAAGGCTCAGGCGGTGCTGGTCGCCCCCTTCTTCCTCGCGCTCGCGATCCAGCGCCGCGTGCCCCCAACCCAGTGGCTGGCCGCCCCCGCCGCGCTGCTCGCCCTCATGCTCCCCGCCCTGTTCGTCGGATGGCCGCCCGCCGATCTCGCCACCGTCTATGTCCGCCAGGCAGGGACGTTCAGCAACGATATTGCCCGCAACGCGCCCAACATCTGGTCGCTCGCCGGAATGATCGCGCCCGATTTCGCTCCGCGCCTGTTCGGCCTTGCCCTTGCCGCCGCACTGGGGGCCGCGGCCTGGTTCGTGGCGAAGATGCAGATCGTCCGCTTCGACGCTGCCGGACTGGTCGGCATGGCCGCGCTCGCCGTTCTGCTCACCGCAGGCCTGCTGCCACGGATGCACGAGCGCTATTTCCTGCTAGCCGACATGCTGATCCTCGCCTTCGCCATTGCACGCGGCACGCGACAGGGCTTCGCGCTCGCCGCTCTGGTTCAGATCGGCTCGTTCGCCGCGATTATCGGCTATCTCGGGTTGGGGCCCCCGTTGGTCGCGCTGGGGGCATTGTGCATGATCACGGCGACCTGGATCGCCGCCCGACCGCTGGTTTCGCCGAATGCAAATGATAATCCCCCAACGGGACGAATTCCGCGACCAGCCGTGCTGCGATGCGACACCGCCTATGGTATTGAAAGCCGACTCAAATTCCGGGGAAGTGGGGAGTAG
- the rplB gene encoding 50S ribosomal protein L2, with the protein MALKNYNPTSPARRGLILVDRSGLHKGGPVKALTEGKRKTGGRNNKGHVTSRGIAGGHKQRYRIIDFKRRLWDVEGTVERIEYDPNRTAFIALINYGADENGKDRVAYIIAPQRLAVGDKVLAAKKTDVKPGNAMEIGQAPVGTIVHNVEMKPGKGGQIARSAGTYVQVVGRDRGMVIVRLNSGEQRYIRGECMATVGAVSNPDNGNTNLAKAGRNRWKGIRPLTRGVAKNPVDHPHGGGEGRTSGGRHPVTPWGKPTKGARTRHNKATDKFIIRSRHAKKKG; encoded by the coding sequence ATGGCGCTCAAGAATTACAATCCGACCTCGCCGGCGCGGCGTGGCCTGATCCTGGTGGACCGTTCGGGTCTGCACAAGGGCGGCCCCGTCAAGGCGCTGACCGAAGGCAAGCGCAAGACCGGCGGCCGCAACAACAAGGGCCATGTGACCTCGCGCGGCATCGCGGGCGGCCACAAGCAGCGTTATCGTATCATCGATTTCAAGCGCCGCCTGTGGGACGTTGAAGGTACGGTGGAGCGGATCGAATATGATCCCAACCGCACCGCCTTCATCGCGTTGATCAACTATGGTGCGGACGAGAACGGCAAGGATCGCGTCGCCTATATCATCGCTCCGCAGCGCCTCGCCGTTGGCGACAAGGTGCTCGCGGCGAAGAAGACCGACGTGAAGCCGGGCAACGCCATGGAAATCGGCCAGGCGCCGGTCGGCACCATCGTCCACAATGTGGAAATGAAGCCGGGCAAGGGTGGCCAGATCGCGCGTTCGGCAGGCACTTATGTGCAGGTCGTGGGCCGTGACCGCGGCATGGTGATCGTTCGTCTGAACTCGGGCGAGCAGCGCTACATCCGTGGCGAGTGCATGGCGACGGTGGGCGCGGTGTCGAACCCCGACAACGGCAACACCAACCTCGCCAAGGCTGGCCGCAACCGCTGGAAGGGCATCCGCCCGCTGACCCGCGGCGTCGCGAAGAACCCGGTCGACCACCCGCACGGCGGTGGTGAAGGCCGGACCTCGGGCGGCCGTCATCCGGTCACCCCGTGGGGCAAGCCGACCAAGGGTGCGCGCACCCGTCACAACAAGGCGACGGACAAGTTCATCATCCGTAGCCGCCACGCGAAGAAGAAGGGCTAA
- the rpsG gene encoding 30S ribosomal protein S7, with the protein MARRRRPEKREILPDPVYGDQVLSKFMNSVMLDGKKAVAEGIVYSALEVVEQRAKKDPIGVFHEALNNIKPGIEVRSRRVGGATYQVPVEVRPERAQALAIRWLITSARNRSENTMSARLSGELMDAANNRGNAVKKREDTHRMAEANRAFSHYRW; encoded by the coding sequence ATGGCACGTCGTCGTCGTCCCGAAAAGCGGGAAATCCTGCCCGATCCCGTGTACGGAGATCAGGTCCTGTCGAAGTTCATGAACAGCGTGATGCTGGACGGCAAGAAGGCCGTCGCCGAAGGCATCGTCTATTCGGCGCTCGAGGTTGTCGAGCAGCGTGCGAAGAAGGACCCGATCGGCGTCTTTCACGAAGCGCTCAACAACATCAAGCCGGGCATCGAGGTCCGCAGCCGCCGCGTCGGCGGTGCGACCTATCAGGTCCCCGTCGAGGTGCGCCCCGAGCGTGCGCAGGCGCTGGCGATCCGCTGGCTGATCACCTCGGCCCGCAACCGCAGCGAAAACACCATGTCGGCGCGCCTTTCGGGCGAGCTGATGGATGCGGCGAACAATCGCGGCAACGCGGTGAAGAAGCGCGAGGACACGCACCGCATGGCGGAAGCGAACCGCGCGTTCAGCCACTACCGCTGGTAA
- the rpsS gene encoding 30S ribosomal protein S19 — protein MARSVWKGPFVDLHLLKKAETAQENSGRGGPIKTWSRRSTILPQFVGLTFSVYNGRKFVPVSVNEDMVGMKLGEFAPTRYFPGHAADKKGKR, from the coding sequence ATGGCTCGCTCAGTCTGGAAGGGTCCGTTCGTGGACCTTCATCTGCTCAAGAAGGCAGAGACCGCGCAGGAGAATTCGGGCCGTGGCGGTCCGATCAAGACCTGGTCGCGTCGCTCCACCATCCTGCCGCAGTTCGTTGGCCTGACGTTCAGCGTCTATAACGGCCGCAAGTTCGTGCCCGTCTCGGTAAACGAGGACATGGTCGGCATGAAGCTCGGCGAATTCGCGCCGACCCGGTATTTCCCGGGTCACGCCGCCGACAAGAAGGGTAAGCGCTAA
- a CDS encoding 50S ribosomal protein L23, which produces MAKKQEQIDIRHYDVIVAPHITEKSTLVSEHNAVVFKVANDATKPQIKAAVEALFDVKVTGVNTIVQKGKTKRWKGKPYTRSDIKKAVVTLKDGDSIDVTQGVN; this is translated from the coding sequence ATGGCTAAGAAGCAGGAGCAGATCGACATCCGTCACTATGACGTGATTGTCGCGCCGCACATCACCGAGAAGTCGACGCTTGTGTCCGAACACAATGCGGTGGTCTTCAAGGTCGCCAACGATGCGACCAAGCCGCAGATCAAGGCGGCGGTCGAGGCGCTGTTCGACGTGAAGGTGACTGGGGTCAACACGATCGTCCAGAAGGGCAAGACGAAGCGCTGGAAGGGCAAGCCCTACACGCGCAGCGACATCAAGAAGGCGGTCGTCACCCTCAAGGACGGTGACTCGATCGACGTGACGCAGGGGGTCAACTGA
- the rpsJ gene encoding 30S ribosomal protein S10, which produces MDNNIRIRLKAFDHRVLDQAASDIADTARRTGAMIRGPIPLPTHIDKFTVNRGPHIDKKSREQFETRTYKRLLDIVQPTAQTVDALMKLDLAAGVDVEIKLA; this is translated from the coding sequence ATGGACAACAATATCCGCATTCGCCTGAAGGCGTTCGACCATCGCGTGCTCGATCAGGCCGCCAGCGATATCGCCGACACCGCGCGCCGCACCGGCGCAATGATCCGTGGCCCGATCCCGCTTCCCACCCACATCGACAAGTTCACGGTCAACCGTGGTCCGCACATCGACAAGAAGTCGCGTGAGCAGTTCGAGACGCGCACCTACAAGCGCCTGCTCGACATCGTTCAGCCGACCGCCCAGACGGTGGATGCGCTGATGAAGCTCGATCTCGCCGCTGGCGTTGACGTGGAGATCAAGCTGGCCTAA
- the fusA gene encoding elongation factor G encodes MARSHPLERYRNIGIMAHIDAGKTTTTERILYYTGKSYKIGEVHEGTATMDWMEQEQERGITITSAATTCKWRAEDGKGEEHLINIIDTPGHVDFTIEVERSLRVLDGAVACFDGVAGVEPQSETVWRQADKYKVPRMCFVNKLDRTGADFYFCVDTIVDRLGARPAVLYLPIGMEGGFKGLVDLVNNRAIIWLEESLGAKFEYADIPDDLKEKAAKYRSDLIEMAVEQDDALMEAYLEGNEPSVADLKRLIRKGTLEMAFVPILCGSAFKNKGVQPLLDAVVDYLPSPLDIPDVQGVKLDGETPDSRPADDKAPFSGLAFKIMNDPFVGSLTFTRIYSGTLTKGSYLNSVKDKKEKIGRMLLMHANSREDIDEARAGDIVAIAGLKETTTGDTLCDAANPIILERMEFPEPVIELSVEPKTKADQEKMGIALNRLAAEDPSFRVSTDHESGQTIIKGMGELHLEILVDRMKREFKVEANVGAPQVAYREYLKKPVDIDYTHKKQSGGTGQFGRVKVKLTPGERGSGFVFKDEIKGGNIPKEYIPAIEKGFRETAQTGSLVGFPIIDFEVLLYDGAYHDVDSSALAFEICARGAMREAAQKSGITLLEPVMKVEVVTPEEYLGDVIGDINSRRGQIQGTDSRGNAQTVDAMVPLANMFGYVNQLRSFTQGRAQYSMQFSHYDEVPPNVADEVKAKLA; translated from the coding sequence ATGGCCCGCAGCCATCCGCTCGAGCGTTATCGCAATATCGGTATCATGGCGCATATCGACGCCGGCAAGACCACGACGACCGAGCGCATCCTCTATTACACCGGCAAGTCCTACAAGATCGGCGAAGTGCATGAGGGCACGGCGACGATGGACTGGATGGAGCAGGAGCAGGAGCGCGGGATCACGATCACGTCCGCCGCGACCACGTGCAAGTGGCGCGCCGAGGACGGCAAGGGTGAAGAGCACCTGATCAACATCATCGACACGCCCGGACACGTCGACTTCACGATCGAGGTCGAGCGTTCGCTGCGCGTGCTCGACGGCGCGGTCGCGTGCTTCGACGGCGTTGCCGGCGTGGAGCCGCAGTCGGAGACGGTTTGGCGCCAGGCGGACAAGTACAAGGTTCCGCGCATGTGCTTCGTCAACAAGCTCGACCGCACCGGCGCCGACTTCTATTTCTGCGTCGACACGATCGTCGATCGCCTGGGCGCGCGCCCGGCCGTGCTGTACCTGCCGATCGGCATGGAGGGCGGCTTCAAGGGCCTGGTCGACCTGGTCAACAACCGCGCGATCATCTGGCTCGAAGAGTCGCTGGGCGCGAAGTTCGAATATGCCGACATCCCCGACGATCTGAAGGAAAAGGCCGCGAAGTATCGCAGCGACCTGATCGAAATGGCTGTCGAGCAGGACGATGCGCTGATGGAGGCGTATCTTGAGGGCAACGAGCCGTCGGTCGCCGACCTGAAGCGTCTGATCCGCAAGGGCACGCTCGAGATGGCGTTCGTGCCGATCCTGTGCGGCTCGGCGTTCAAGAATAAGGGCGTTCAGCCGCTGCTTGACGCGGTGGTAGACTATCTCCCGTCGCCGCTCGATATTCCGGACGTCCAGGGCGTGAAGCTCGACGGCGAGACCCCGGATTCGCGTCCGGCCGACGACAAGGCGCCGTTCTCGGGCCTGGCGTTCAAGATCATGAACGACCCGTTCGTCGGCTCGCTGACCTTCACCCGCATCTATTCGGGCACGCTGACCAAGGGCAGCTACCTGAACTCGGTGAAGGACAAGAAGGAAAAGATCGGCCGTATGCTCCTCATGCACGCGAACTCGCGTGAGGACATCGATGAAGCGCGCGCGGGCGACATCGTCGCCATCGCGGGTCTCAAGGAAACCACGACCGGCGACACGCTGTGTGATGCCGCGAACCCGATCATCCTCGAGCGGATGGAATTCCCCGAGCCCGTGATCGAGCTGTCGGTCGAGCCGAAGACCAAGGCCGACCAGGAAAAGATGGGCATCGCGCTCAACCGCCTGGCTGCCGAGGACCCCTCGTTCCGCGTTTCGACCGATCACGAATCGGGCCAGACCATCATCAAGGGGATGGGCGAGCTCCACCTCGAGATCCTGGTCGACCGCATGAAGCGCGAGTTCAAGGTCGAGGCGAATGTCGGCGCGCCGCAGGTGGCGTATCGCGAGTATCTCAAGAAGCCGGTCGATATCGACTATACCCACAAGAAGCAGTCGGGCGGCACCGGCCAGTTCGGTCGCGTCAAGGTCAAGCTGACGCCGGGCGAGCGCGGTTCGGGCTTCGTCTTCAAGGACGAGATCAAGGGCGGTAATATTCCCAAGGAATATATCCCCGCGATCGAAAAGGGCTTCCGCGAGACCGCGCAGACGGGTTCGCTGGTCGGCTTCCCGATCATCGACTTCGAAGTGCTGCTGTATGACGGTGCGTACCACGACGTCGACTCGTCGGCGCTGGCGTTCGAAATCTGTGCCCGTGGCGCGATGCGCGAAGCGGCCCAGAAGTCGGGCATCACGCTGCTCGAGCCGGTGATGAAGGTGGAAGTCGTCACTCCCGAGGAGTATCTCGGCGACGTGATCGGCGACATCAACAGCCGCCGTGGCCAGATCCAGGGTACCGACAGCCGCGGCAACGCGCAGACGGTCGATGCGATGGTGCCGCTGGCGAACATGTTCGGATATGTGAACCAGCTCCGCTCGTTCACGCAGGGACGTGCGCAGTACTCGATGCAGTTCTCGCACTATGACGAAGTGCCGCCGAACGTGGCCGACGAAGTGAAAGCAAAGCTGGCCTAA
- a CDS encoding GIY-YIG nuclease family protein: MARGGWVYIMADRYRGTMYVGVTADLAARVHQHRNGAGSDFCRRYGLTRIVWAEHAPDITDAIAHEKRMKRWRREWKFELIERSNPEWRDLFELLA; encoded by the coding sequence ATGGCGCGGGGCGGCTGGGTCTATATCATGGCGGACCGATATCGCGGCACGATGTATGTCGGCGTGACCGCTGATCTGGCCGCTCGGGTCCATCAGCACCGGAACGGCGCTGGATCGGATTTCTGTCGCCGCTATGGACTTACGCGGATCGTCTGGGCCGAACATGCACCAGACATCACCGATGCGATTGCGCACGAGAAGCGGATGAAGCGTTGGCGGCGGGAGTGGAAGTTCGAGCTGATCGAGCGCTCGAATCCGGAGTGGCGGGATTTGTTCGAGTTGCTGGCCTGA
- the rplD gene encoding 50S ribosomal protein L4, with product MKVKVQTLDAKASGDIELKDEVFGLEPRADILHRVVTWQLWNRRGTARPTRERSEVSRTGKKFGRQKGGGTARHGDRAAPIFIGGGKAHGARLRDFNISLNKKIRALGLKMALSSHAKAGSLIVLDGFEASKTAALKDQFAGLKVGRSTLVIDAEAGNGFLAARNLVGVNVLPAAGANVYDILKHDTLVLTRAAVEKLEARFALPGGAN from the coding sequence GTGAAGGTCAAGGTTCAAACCCTCGACGCGAAGGCATCGGGCGACATCGAGCTGAAGGACGAAGTCTTCGGTCTCGAGCCGCGCGCCGACATCCTGCACCGCGTCGTCACCTGGCAGCTGTGGAATCGTCGCGGCACTGCCCGCCCGACCCGCGAGCGTTCGGAAGTGTCGCGTACCGGCAAGAAGTTCGGTCGTCAGAAGGGCGGCGGTACCGCCCGTCACGGCGATCGCGCGGCCCCGATCTTCATCGGCGGTGGTAAGGCTCACGGTGCACGGCTCCGCGACTTCAACATCTCGCTGAACAAGAAGATTCGCGCGCTGGGCCTGAAGATGGCGCTGTCGAGCCACGCCAAGGCGGGTTCGCTGATCGTCCTCGACGGGTTCGAGGCGAGCAAGACCGCGGCGCTGAAGGACCAGTTCGCTGGCCTGAAGGTCGGTCGCAGCACGCTGGTGATCGACGCAGAGGCCGGCAACGGTTTCCTCGCCGCTCGCAATCTGGTGGGCGTCAACGTCCTGCCGGCGGCGGGCGCCAACGTCTATGACATCCTGAAGCACGACACGCTGGTCCTGACCCGCGCTGCCGTCGAGAAGCTGGAGGCGCGCTTCGCCCTCCCGGGAGGGGCCAACTAA